A region of uncultured Campylobacter sp. DNA encodes the following proteins:
- the trmD gene encoding tRNA (guanosine(37)-N1)-methyltransferase TrmD: MNFIFVSLFENLIAPYFEDSILKRAVDKKIISTHFFNPRNFTVNRYKKVDDYMIGGGAGLLIGTEPLAGTIEQVRAKFKNAKFIYLSPAGKKFNQNDAKRLSGEESLCFICGHYEGIDERIVERYVDEIFCIGDFVLTGGELGALCMCDAISRNIKGVLGNESSLVEESFEGGILEAPAFTKPDVFENLPIVSEFLKGNHAKMRNLKNQMALCKTRFFRPDMYRKIARNKGNL; this comes from the coding sequence ATGAATTTTATCTTTGTTTCGCTGTTTGAAAATCTCATCGCGCCGTATTTTGAGGACTCGATTTTAAAGCGCGCGGTCGATAAGAAAATAATCTCGACGCATTTTTTTAACCCGAGAAATTTCACGGTAAATCGGTATAAAAAGGTAGATGATTATATGATCGGCGGCGGTGCGGGGCTTTTGATCGGCACGGAGCCGCTTGCCGGAACGATCGAGCAGGTAAGAGCTAAATTTAAAAACGCCAAGTTTATCTACCTCTCGCCCGCAGGTAAAAAATTTAACCAAAACGATGCTAAGCGCTTAAGCGGCGAAGAGAGTCTATGCTTTATCTGCGGGCACTACGAGGGGATCGATGAGCGCATAGTCGAAAGATATGTAGATGAAATTTTTTGTATCGGCGATTTTGTCCTTACCGGCGGCGAGCTCGGCGCGCTTTGCATGTGTGATGCGATAAGCCGCAACATAAAGGGCGTTTTAGGCAACGAAAGCTCGCTCGTCGAAGAAAGCTTTGAAGGCGGAATTTTAGAGGCGCCCGCATTTACAAAGCCTGATGTTTTTGAAAATTTACCTATAGTTTCAGAGTTTTTAAAGGGTAATCACGCTAAAATGCGCAATTTAAAAAACCAAATGGCGCTATGTAAAACGAGGTTCTTCCGCCCGGATATGTACCGAAAGATCGCCAGAAATAAAGGAAATTTATGA
- a CDS encoding RluA family pseudouridine synthase, producing MQEKAYKLLAAQENISHNEAKALIDAGLVSARGAKIALAREMLGENTKFSVMKPTKPAIIYEDENVLAVNKPPFMSSENLEKIYKFGLLNRLDKETSGVVLLYKNEEFREAAIAEFKNLRVKKSYIAIVKGIVSEEMKFDEPILTIKTRSGAFSKISPNGKSAFSEVYPLMISGKKSLVKVRIETGRTHQIRVHLANAGFGVIGDEKYAKSRAKRMFLHSYETEILGLKFKAPLDKSFNEFGFEISKDL from the coding sequence ATGCAAGAAAAAGCCTATAAGCTGCTGGCGGCGCAGGAAAATATCTCGCACAACGAAGCCAAGGCCCTCATCGACGCGGGGCTTGTGAGCGCGCGCGGCGCAAAGATCGCTCTAGCGCGCGAGATGCTCGGCGAAAATACTAAATTTAGCGTGATGAAGCCCACAAAACCTGCGATCATTTACGAGGATGAGAACGTTTTGGCGGTCAATAAGCCGCCCTTTATGAGCAGCGAAAATTTAGAAAAAATCTATAAATTCGGGCTTTTAAACCGCCTGGATAAGGAGACTAGCGGCGTCGTGCTGCTATATAAGAACGAGGAATTTCGCGAGGCAGCGATTGCGGAATTTAAAAATTTGCGCGTGAAAAAAAGCTATATCGCAATCGTTAAAGGGATCGTGAGCGAAGAGATGAAATTCGACGAGCCGATTTTGACGATAAAGACCAGAAGCGGCGCGTTTTCTAAAATTTCGCCAAACGGCAAGAGCGCATTTAGCGAGGTTTATCCGCTGATGATAAGCGGCAAAAAATCGCTCGTAAAAGTGCGGATCGAGACGGGTAGGACGCATCAGATCCGCGTGCATCTGGCAAATGCGGGATTTGGCGTAATAGGCGATGAAAAATACGCTAAAAGCCGCGCGAAGCGGATGTTTCTGCACTCGTACGAGACTGAAATTTTAGGGCTTAAATTTAAAGCTCCACTAGATAAAAGCTTCAACGAATTCGGCTTTGAAATTTCTAAGGATCTCTGA
- a CDS encoding M23 family metallopeptidase, with product MMKNKFMITITDLNGSRNFLLSQIIKKIALYLVLFVFTVFVTGALYIRYLGSKIDSLSRTKTELNELNQKLRDGIAASQMEFEAIEGKISDLEHQFGLDPEEDERAIDRLSHIKPTSEQEIKERAQKIINEKFSDALIKEIFMQIPNGRVMRTHQLSEKFGWRNHPILKRKQFHPGVDLRTPPKTPIYAPADGIIQYSGAGATGYGNLVEIRHNYGFTTRYAHLDSNLTRKVGEFVNKGDLIAFSGNTGLSTGPHLHYEIRFLQLPLDPLNFINWNEKNYKEIFTKEEDVPWQSLIKAMQTPLKQQ from the coding sequence ATTATGAAAAACAAATTTATGATAACCATAACCGACCTTAACGGCTCTAGGAATTTTTTGCTCTCGCAAATCATCAAAAAGATCGCGTTATATTTGGTACTATTTGTTTTTACTGTTTTCGTCACGGGTGCGCTGTATATCAGGTATTTGGGATCAAAAATCGACAGCCTTTCGCGAACCAAAACCGAGCTTAACGAGCTAAATCAAAAACTTCGCGACGGTATCGCGGCAAGTCAGATGGAATTTGAAGCCATCGAGGGTAAAATTTCGGATTTGGAGCATCAGTTTGGGCTCGATCCTGAGGAGGATGAGCGCGCGATCGACCGCTTATCTCACATCAAGCCCACTTCCGAACAAGAGATTAAAGAGCGCGCGCAAAAGATCATCAACGAAAAATTCTCCGACGCGCTGATAAAAGAAATTTTTATGCAGATCCCAAACGGCAGGGTCATGCGCACTCATCAGCTCAGCGAGAAATTCGGCTGGCGCAACCATCCTATCTTAAAACGTAAGCAGTTCCACCCAGGCGTTGATCTACGTACGCCGCCCAAAACGCCTATCTACGCGCCTGCAGACGGCATCATCCAATACAGCGGCGCGGGCGCTACGGGCTATGGCAATCTAGTCGAGATCCGCCACAACTACGGCTTTACGACACGATATGCGCATTTGGATTCAAATTTAACTCGCAAAGTAGGCGAGTTTGTAAACAAAGGCGATCTTATCGCTTTTAGCGGTAACACCGGACTTAGCACCGGACCTCATCTGCACTACGAGATTAGATTTTTGCAGCTGCCGTTAGATCCGCTAAATTTTATCAACTGGAACGAAAAAAATTACAAAGAAATTTTTACTAAGGAGGAAGATGTCCCATGGCAATCTTTAATAAAGGCGATGCAAACACCGCTCAAACAACAATAA
- a CDS encoding 2-hydroxyacyl-CoA dehydratase, with amino-acid sequence MFAKFTKDMKATHTILIPTMIDPHFRFMQGVLRDEGYKSVLLGENRQNIVEEGLRSVHNDMCYPALLVIGQFIDALKSGEFDTHKVALLISQTGGGCRASNYINLLRKALEDSGFSYVPAISLNFGSLDENEFSLGKKSLLKLFAAIFYGDLMMGLYNQCKPYEKIKNQTNEIYELCAERIKNLTDQRSFFNLKKNFKFILSQFAKIERDDKPRVKVGIVGEIYLKYSPIGNNGLNAYLIRENAEPVNTGLMDFVLTCIYDAVYDKQLYGKGGAAYYGSLAVAKVVEFFQRMMIKQMKRFGFRAPSPFSEVRAAADGYIGHGVKMGEGWLLTAEMVEFMRHDIQNVVCAQPFGCLPNHIIARGMIRKIKQNYPQANIAAIDYDPGASAVNQENRIKLMLANANRK; translated from the coding sequence ATGTTTGCTAAATTTACGAAGGATATGAAAGCCACCCACACGATATTAATCCCCACGATGATCGATCCGCATTTTCGCTTTATGCAAGGTGTGCTGCGCGACGAGGGCTATAAGAGCGTCTTGCTCGGCGAAAATCGTCAAAATATCGTCGAGGAAGGGCTTCGCAGCGTACATAACGACATGTGCTACCCCGCGCTGCTCGTCATCGGGCAGTTTATCGATGCGCTAAAAAGCGGCGAGTTCGATACGCACAAAGTAGCGCTTCTCATCAGCCAAACGGGCGGCGGCTGCAGAGCGAGCAACTACATAAATTTGCTTCGCAAAGCGCTTGAGGACAGTGGCTTTAGCTACGTCCCCGCGATCTCGTTAAATTTCGGCTCGCTAGATGAGAATGAATTTAGCCTTGGCAAAAAATCGCTTCTAAAGCTCTTCGCCGCGATATTTTACGGCGATTTGATGATGGGGCTGTATAATCAGTGTAAGCCCTACGAAAAGATCAAAAACCAAACGAATGAAATTTACGAACTCTGTGCCGAGCGGATCAAAAATTTGACCGATCAAAGATCGTTTTTCAATCTCAAGAAAAATTTCAAATTTATCCTCTCGCAGTTCGCTAAAATCGAGCGCGACGATAAGCCGCGAGTGAAGGTAGGCATCGTGGGCGAAATTTATCTTAAATACTCGCCCATCGGCAACAACGGCCTAAACGCTTATCTCATCCGCGAAAACGCAGAGCCCGTAAATACGGGGCTGATGGACTTCGTGCTTACCTGCATCTACGATGCGGTCTACGACAAGCAGCTTTACGGCAAGGGCGGCGCGGCGTATTACGGCTCGCTCGCGGTCGCTAAGGTAGTGGAATTTTTCCAGCGCATGATGATTAAGCAGATGAAGCGCTTCGGCTTTCGCGCGCCGAGCCCATTTAGCGAGGTTCGCGCCGCCGCCGACGGCTACATCGGTCACGGCGTGAAGATGGGCGAGGGCTGGCTGCTAACGGCGGAGATGGTCGAGTTTATGCGCCACGACATACAAAACGTCGTGTGCGCGCAGCCCTTCGGCTGCCTGCCAAACCACATCATCGCGCGCGGAATGATCCGAAAGATCAAACAGAACTACCCGCAAGCAAACATCGCCGCTATCGACTACGACCCGGGCGCAAGCGCGGTAAATCAAGAAAACCGCATAAAACTGATGCTTGCCAACGCAAATAGAAAGTAG
- the rimM gene encoding ribosome maturation factor RimM (Essential for efficient processing of 16S rRNA): protein MLDDLLEVAKLGRTIGLKGAVKIFDRSDFPSQFKKSAKFYLRNGEILEILSFNGANSSAIFKNYESVEAAANLTNQILYRSKEDTRKFCKLQKGEFFYFDIIGLEIYEDGAVLGRVKDISQIGSGYLFEIETDESLISQALPKEFFIPYVDAYVKEISLSERKIFTQNARAILENS, encoded by the coding sequence ATGCTTGATGATCTTTTAGAGGTCGCGAAGCTCGGTCGGACTATCGGTCTAAAGGGCGCGGTTAAAATTTTCGATCGCAGCGACTTCCCTTCTCAGTTTAAAAAAAGCGCCAAATTTTATCTGCGAAACGGCGAAATTTTAGAAATTCTATCCTTCAACGGCGCGAACTCTAGCGCTATTTTTAAAAATTACGAAAGCGTAGAAGCGGCGGCAAATTTAACCAACCAAATTCTTTACCGAAGCAAAGAGGACACGCGGAAATTTTGCAAATTGCAAAAGGGCGAGTTCTTTTACTTCGATATTATCGGGCTTGAAATTTATGAAGACGGCGCTGTTTTGGGGCGCGTAAAGGACATATCGCAGATCGGAAGCGGTTATCTTTTTGAGATAGAAACGGATGAAAGCTTAATCTCGCAGGCTTTGCCGAAAGAATTTTTTATCCCATACGTGGACGCCTATGTGAAAGAAATTTCGCTTAGCGAGCGTAAAATTTTTACACAAAATGCGCGCGCGATTTTGGAAAACTCATGA
- a CDS encoding polymer-forming cytoskeletal protein, with protein sequence MAIFNKGDANTAQTTIISSGTLIKGELHLSCILHIDGNVEGDVISDNTVVIGKNGTARGSIRAKHIVISGKFFGNIEAELVELLGGGVLVGDVLSQSFGIEVGAKFNGKSAVSGSDQALVIDGSASEDVKLIDKALGE encoded by the coding sequence ATGGCAATCTTTAATAAAGGCGATGCAAACACCGCTCAAACAACAATAATCTCGTCAGGCACGCTCATCAAAGGAGAGCTGCACCTGTCGTGCATTTTGCATATCGATGGCAATGTCGAAGGCGACGTGATATCCGATAACACCGTCGTCATCGGTAAAAACGGTACCGCGCGCGGCTCGATTAGAGCCAAACATATCGTAATCAGTGGCAAATTTTTCGGCAATATCGAAGCCGAGCTCGTCGAGCTGCTAGGCGGCGGTGTGCTCGTAGGCGATGTGCTATCGCAAAGCTTCGGCATCGAAGTGGGTGCGAAATTTAACGGAAAAAGTGCGGTGAGTGGCAGCGATCAAGCCCTAGTCATCGACGGCAGCGCAAGTGAAGACGTCAAGCTCATCGACAAAGCTTTAGGCGAATAA
- the rpsP gene encoding 30S ribosomal protein S16, protein MATVVRLTRIGRKKQPFYRIVVTDSRKRRDGGFIETIGFYNPLKDSDNIKFDAERLAYWKSVGAKLSDRVAQITSK, encoded by the coding sequence ATGGCAACAGTTGTTAGGCTTACAAGAATCGGAAGAAAGAAGCAGCCTTTTTACCGCATCGTGGTAACGGATAGCAGGAAAAGACGCGACGGCGGCTTTATCGAGACGATCGGCTTTTATAACCCGCTAAAAGATAGCGATAATATTAAATTCGACGCGGAGCGTTTGGCATACTGGAAGAGCGTAGGCGCGAAGTTAAGCGATAGGGTCGCTCAAATCACAAGCAAATAA
- the ffh gene encoding signal recognition particle protein has translation MFEIISESFKNAVNKLKTIDDEKALKNALETLKKALLKADVHHKVVKDFLALVEADLRIGTIGQKPFLQSIKTNLTKILTAPRGSSQGFVFASTPPTVALMTGLQGSGKSTSTIKLANYLKLRKKKVLVAACDLQRLAAVEQLRQLCEANEIELFFIEGENDPLKVAQKALSKAKSGLYDVLLVDTAGRLAIDEALMAQLAEMKKALNPHEIFYVADAMSGQDGIKTAAKFDEILGLTGVILSKFDADTKGGVALGIAQQLGIPLRFIGTGEKVADLEGFIPDRITGRIMGEGDLATLAEKTSAVFDEREAKALNKKIKKGEFNFNDFVNQLESVKKLGNMKNLIGMIPGLSGMANKIKDIDLENSKEILHIKAMINSMTPKERENPDLLNNSRKRRLAAGAGLSQVEVNRFLKQFAGASKLAKKFSGKGGMQGLASITQRQNLPR, from the coding sequence GTGTTTGAGATCATAAGCGAGTCGTTTAAAAACGCGGTCAATAAATTAAAAACAATCGATGACGAAAAAGCTTTAAAAAACGCCTTGGAGACGCTAAAAAAAGCGCTTTTAAAGGCCGACGTGCACCATAAAGTCGTAAAGGATTTTTTGGCGCTTGTCGAAGCCGATCTTCGTATCGGTACGATAGGACAGAAGCCGTTTTTACAGTCCATCAAGACAAATTTGACTAAAATTTTAACGGCGCCTAGAGGCAGCAGTCAGGGATTTGTATTCGCTAGCACGCCTCCTACGGTAGCTTTGATGACGGGACTTCAAGGAAGCGGAAAATCCACAAGCACGATAAAACTTGCAAACTATCTGAAACTTCGTAAAAAAAAGGTCTTGGTCGCTGCGTGCGACTTGCAGCGCCTAGCCGCGGTCGAACAGCTCCGCCAGCTGTGCGAGGCGAACGAGATCGAGCTATTTTTCATCGAGGGCGAGAACGATCCGCTAAAGGTTGCGCAGAAGGCGCTAAGCAAGGCTAAGAGCGGGCTTTATGACGTACTGCTCGTAGATACGGCGGGACGTCTTGCGATCGATGAGGCGCTAATGGCACAGCTTGCAGAGATGAAAAAAGCTCTAAATCCGCATGAAATTTTTTACGTAGCGGACGCCATGAGCGGTCAAGACGGCATTAAAACGGCCGCTAAATTTGATGAAATTTTAGGCCTTACGGGCGTGATCTTAAGCAAATTTGACGCAGATACCAAAGGCGGCGTAGCTCTTGGTATCGCGCAGCAGTTGGGCATTCCGCTTCGCTTTATCGGAACTGGCGAGAAGGTGGCAGATCTGGAGGGCTTCATACCCGATAGAATCACCGGCCGCATTATGGGCGAGGGCGATTTAGCGACGCTGGCCGAGAAAACAAGCGCCGTTTTCGACGAAAGAGAAGCCAAGGCTCTAAACAAAAAGATCAAAAAGGGCGAGTTTAATTTCAACGATTTCGTAAATCAGCTCGAAAGCGTGAAAAAGCTCGGTAATATGAAAAATTTAATCGGTATGATCCCGGGGCTTTCCGGCATGGCGAATAAGATAAAAGATATCGATTTGGAAAACTCAAAAGAGATACTTCATATCAAAGCGATGATCAATTCTATGACGCCGAAAGAGCGCGAAAATCCCGATCTGCTAAATAATTCGCGCAAGCGCAGACTTGCTGCTGGTGCTGGGCTTTCGCAGGTGGAAGTAAACCGCTTTTTGAAGCAGTTCGCGGGCGCTTCGAAGCTTGCGAAAAAATTTTCGGGCAAGGGCGGCATGCAGGGGCTTGCCTCGATCACTCAAAGGCAAAATTTACCGAGATAG
- a CDS encoding acyl-CoA dehydratase activase, which produces MIFLGIDVGSTTVKTVVLNEKYEILSKSYERHLAKPKELVLDKILQIQKTYAGEQFSVAIAGSAGMGIAKNCKIPFVQEVFATSLGVKRMFPKTDVVIELGGEDAKILFLTGGLEERMNGSCAGGTGAFIDQMTNLLHLDITELDRLSFAANKIYPIASRCGVFAKSDIQPLLNQGVRKEDICASIYAAVVEQTISGLAQGREVKGNILFLGGPLFFLKGLQARFKEVLKLTDETATFPDIAPYFVAYGSALYAKDTGETLNLEETIALLKKEPDRTALEAEPPLFKDREEFDEFTARHARASVPKVDIHTYSGDAYLGVDCGSTTIKVVLMGANYELLYKFYSSNKGDPVDILLPRLKELYDLCEGRIKIKGSGVTGYGEDLIKTAFRFDYGIVETIAHYSAARHFNPKVDFIIDIGGQDIKCFSIKDGNIDSIVLNEACSSGCGSFLQTFSNSLGYDIKDFASLALFATHPAKLGSRCTVFMNSSVKQAQKDGATIEDISAGLAISVIKNAIYKVIRVRNADDLGQNIVVQGGTFLNNAVLRAFEKELGKDVIRLDISELMGAYGAALFAKNNANERTDMISRAELESFTHRSEFSVCKLCTNKCSLTISYFGDTKFVSGNKCERGAGKEIRHDITNLFEFKNELLRKYRKPPKQDAPRVGIPFVLNMFEMIPFWSAFFENLGMSVVLSQKPRKETLFLASQSIPSDTVCYPAKSVHGHIYDLLNKSVDFIFYPCMSYSLDENISENCYNCPVVAYYPELIRANVGALEEKKFLYPHVDLNMQDSFCKTMQAELANAGYKFHSDAVKNAVLQGLKELQNYKNTVLIKGEETLKEIKASGASAVVLAGRPYHIDKTINHGIDRYLNSLGFIVLSEDALPLSRVQTKSLNQWTYHARLYSAARFICKYPRMQLVQLVSFGCGIDAITGDEVRDILRQNGKIYTQLKIDEVTNLGAVKIRLRSLKATMIERERQGAQQEARKDAR; this is translated from the coding sequence GTGATTTTTTTAGGCATTGACGTAGGATCAACCACTGTCAAAACAGTAGTTTTAAACGAAAAATATGAAATTTTAAGCAAGAGCTACGAGCGGCATTTAGCAAAGCCCAAAGAGCTGGTGCTGGATAAAATTTTGCAAATCCAAAAAACCTATGCAGGCGAGCAATTTAGCGTCGCCATAGCGGGTTCGGCTGGCATGGGTATCGCCAAAAATTGCAAAATTCCGTTCGTCCAGGAGGTTTTTGCTACCTCGCTCGGCGTCAAACGGATGTTTCCGAAGACCGACGTCGTCATCGAGCTGGGCGGCGAGGATGCTAAAATTTTATTTCTCACGGGCGGACTTGAAGAGCGGATGAACGGCTCGTGTGCGGGTGGCACCGGTGCATTTATCGATCAGATGACCAACCTTTTGCATCTGGATATCACGGAGCTTGACCGCTTAAGCTTTGCGGCAAATAAAATTTATCCGATCGCCTCACGCTGCGGCGTATTCGCCAAAAGCGACATTCAGCCGCTACTAAATCAGGGCGTTAGAAAAGAGGATATTTGCGCTAGTATCTACGCCGCGGTCGTCGAGCAGACGATTTCTGGACTCGCGCAGGGTCGGGAAGTTAAGGGCAATATCCTGTTTTTGGGCGGTCCGTTGTTTTTCCTAAAAGGTCTTCAGGCGCGCTTTAAAGAGGTGCTAAAGCTCACCGACGAAACTGCGACCTTTCCCGACATTGCGCCTTATTTTGTGGCTTACGGCAGCGCGCTGTACGCAAAAGATACGGGCGAGACGTTAAATTTAGAGGAGACGATCGCGCTTTTAAAAAAGGAGCCCGATAGGACCGCGCTGGAAGCCGAGCCGCCGCTTTTCAAAGACAGAGAGGAATTTGACGAGTTCACCGCTCGCCACGCCCGCGCAAGCGTGCCTAAGGTGGATATCCACACTTACAGCGGAGATGCGTATTTGGGCGTGGATTGTGGTAGTACTACGATCAAAGTCGTGCTTATGGGTGCAAACTACGAGCTGCTGTATAAATTTTACTCCTCCAATAAAGGCGATCCGGTCGATATCCTGCTGCCGCGTCTTAAGGAGCTATACGATCTTTGCGAGGGTCGCATCAAGATCAAAGGCAGCGGTGTTACCGGCTACGGCGAGGATCTCATTAAAACCGCCTTTCGCTTTGATTACGGTATCGTCGAGACGATCGCGCATTACAGTGCCGCACGCCACTTCAATCCGAAGGTGGATTTTATCATCGACATCGGCGGCCAGGACATCAAGTGTTTCTCCATTAAAGATGGTAATATCGATTCTATCGTGCTAAATGAGGCATGTAGCTCGGGCTGCGGCTCGTTTTTGCAGACCTTTTCAAATTCTTTGGGTTACGACATTAAAGATTTTGCAAGCTTAGCCCTTTTTGCGACCCATCCTGCCAAGCTTGGTAGCCGCTGCACGGTATTTATGAACTCTTCGGTCAAGCAAGCCCAAAAAGACGGCGCTACGATCGAGGATATCAGCGCGGGCCTTGCTATTAGCGTCATAAAAAATGCGATTTACAAGGTCATCCGCGTGCGAAACGCCGACGATTTGGGTCAAAACATCGTAGTGCAGGGCGGTACTTTTTTAAATAACGCCGTGCTGCGCGCGTTTGAAAAAGAGCTCGGCAAGGACGTGATCCGTCTAGATATCAGCGAGCTTATGGGCGCATACGGCGCGGCGCTTTTTGCTAAAAATAACGCAAACGAGCGTACTGATATGATCAGTCGTGCAGAGCTTGAAAGCTTCACTCATCGCAGCGAATTTAGCGTCTGCAAGCTCTGTACGAACAAATGCTCGCTTACGATCAGCTACTTCGGCGATACTAAATTTGTCTCGGGCAATAAATGCGAGCGCGGCGCGGGCAAGGAGATCCGCCACGACATTACGAATTTATTTGAGTTTAAAAACGAGCTTTTGCGAAAATATCGCAAGCCGCCGAAGCAAGACGCGCCGCGGGTCGGAATTCCGTTTGTTTTGAATATGTTTGAGATGATCCCATTTTGGAGTGCGTTTTTTGAAAATTTAGGCATGAGCGTCGTGCTGTCGCAAAAGCCGCGAAAAGAGACGCTGTTTTTAGCAAGCCAGAGCATCCCGAGCGACACCGTCTGCTACCCGGCTAAAAGCGTGCACGGCCACATCTACGATCTGCTAAATAAGAGCGTCGATTTTATCTTTTATCCGTGTATGAGCTACAGCCTCGATGAAAATATCAGCGAGAACTGCTACAACTGTCCCGTAGTCGCATACTACCCCGAGCTGATACGCGCGAACGTAGGCGCGCTGGAGGAGAAAAAATTCCTCTACCCGCACGTGGATCTTAACATGCAAGATTCTTTTTGCAAAACGATGCAGGCTGAGCTCGCGAACGCCGGGTATAAATTTCATTCCGACGCTGTGAAAAACGCCGTCTTGCAAGGCCTTAAGGAGCTGCAAAACTATAAAAATACCGTTTTAATAAAAGGCGAGGAGACCCTAAAAGAGATTAAGGCTAGCGGTGCGTCTGCCGTCGTGCTAGCGGGTCGTCCGTATCATATCGACAAGACGATCAACCACGGTATAGATCGCTATCTAAATTCCTTGGGCTTTATAGTGCTTAGCGAGGACGCGCTGCCGCTTAGCAGGGTGCAGACGAAGAGCCTTAATCAATGGACCTACCACGCCAGGCTTTATAGCGCGGCGCGGTTCATCTGTAAATACCCGCGCATGCAGCTGGTGCAGTTAGTCAGCTTCGGCTGCGGGATCGATGCGATCACGGGCGACGAGGTGCGCGACATACTGCGTCAAAACGGTAAAATTTACACTCAACTTAAAATCGACGAGGTTACGAACCTAGGTGCGGTCAAGATCCGCCTGCGTAGCCTAAAAGCGACTATGATAGAGCGCGAGAGGCAAGGCGCGCAACAAGAAGCAAGAAAGGATGCGCGCTAA
- the rplS gene encoding 50S ribosomal protein L19, producing the protein MKNKYIQAFEDAQITSKSVPDFRAGDTLKVAIRIKEGDKSRIQNFEGTCIARRGNGVSETFIIRKIGANSVGVERIFPIYSESIESIEVLRKGRVRRAKLFYLRDRRGKAAKIKELRK; encoded by the coding sequence ATGAAAAACAAGTATATTCAAGCGTTTGAGGACGCTCAAATCACAAGCAAAAGTGTGCCTGATTTTCGTGCCGGCGACACCTTAAAGGTAGCCATCAGGATCAAAGAGGGCGATAAGAGCAGAATTCAAAATTTCGAGGGTACCTGCATTGCGCGCCGCGGAAACGGCGTCAGCGAGACCTTTATCATCCGCAAGATCGGCGCAAATAGCGTCGGCGTAGAGAGAATTTTCCCGATCTACAGCGAGAGTATCGAAAGCATCGAGGTTCTAAGAAAAGGACGCGTTCGCCGCGCGAAGCTATTTTACCTACGCGACAGACGCGGTAAAGCGGCTAAAATCAAAGAGCTTCGAAAATAA
- a CDS encoding KH domain-containing protein, producing the protein MVENFIKEYAKLIADYPQSVSTQKRVGENFTEIIVYADKADTGKLIGKDGKMINAIKTVIIGYKAKDPINYKITVKAKDA; encoded by the coding sequence ATGGTAGAAAATTTTATAAAAGAATACGCAAAGTTGATCGCTGACTATCCGCAGTCCGTTTCTACGCAAAAGCGGGTCGGTGAAAACTTTACTGAGATCATCGTCTATGCCGACAAGGCCGACACCGGCAAACTCATCGGCAAGGACGGCAAAATGATAAACGCCATAAAGACCGTCATCATCGGCTATAAAGCAAAAGATCCGATTAATTATAAAATTACCGTCAAAGCCAAAGATGCTTGA